One Huiozyma naganishii CBS 8797 chromosome 5, complete genome DNA segment encodes these proteins:
- the SMX2 gene encoding mRNA splicing protein SMX2 (similar to Saccharomyces cerevisiae SMX2 (YFL017W-A); ancestral locus Anc_8.57), producing MVSTPELKRYMDKKVVLQINGSRKVAGTMRGFDLFLNVVLDDAVELLQEEGKTSPLGSPTVIRGNSIVSIESLETVV from the coding sequence ATGGTGTCGACTCCAGAATTGAAAAGGTATATGGATAAAAAAGTAGTGCTCCAGATCAACGGATCGAGGAAAGTGGCCGGTACGATGCGCGGTTtcgatctcttcttgaacgtcgtcctcgatgaTGCCGTCGAACTGCTTCAAGAGGAGGGGAAAACTTCGCCTCTTGGGTCACCCACTGTCATCAGAGGTAACTCGATCGTGTCTATCGAGTCTTTAGAGACGGTGGTATAG
- the FRS2 gene encoding phenylalanine--tRNA ligase subunit alpha (similar to Saccharomyces cerevisiae FRS2 (YFL022C); ancestral locus Anc_8.52) → MSDFQIEILHKLNDLGEIKSTLATFPDKSSQDVLSALSSLQAHNKLEFKRSEAIYYELSKEGEDIAANGSHEIKLVELINQFGKLEIKDVMTKLGKDGKLGQARAFKNGWIVKTPGNELELSEKAKTATLLDDTKELLVKISKDSNTELDSKTIADLKKRKLINPKKVTDFSVVKGAEFSTDLVKAATDLTSDMIASGTYKDLKFKPYNFNSQGVPPQSGALHPLSKVREEFRQIFFSMGFTEMPTNQYVETGFWNFDTLYVPQQHPARDLQDTFYIKDPLTGDLPSDKTYMDNIKAVHEQGKFDSIGYRYNWKAEECQKLVLRTHTTAVSARMLHELAKDPKPTRLFSIDRVFRNEAVDATHLAEFHQVEGVLADYNITLGDLIKFMEEFFAKMGVTGLRFKPTYNPYTEPSMEIFSWHEGLGKWVEIGNSGMFRPEMLESMGLPRDLRVLGWGLSLERPTMIKYKVQNIRELLGHKVSLDFIETNPAARLDELLYE, encoded by the coding sequence ATGTCCGATTTCCAGATTGAGATACTGCACAAATTGAACGACTTGGGTGAAATCAAGTCCACTTTGGCGACTTTCCCAGACAAATCATCGCAGGATGTCTTGTCCGCATTGAGCTCACTACAGGCGCATAACAAGCTGGAATTTAAGAGATCTGAGGCGATTTACTACGAGTTGAGCAAAGAGGGTGAGGATATTGCCGCGAACGGATCCCACGAGATCAAGCTAGTCGAATTGATCAACCAGTTCGGGAAGTTGGAAATCAAAGACGTCATGACCAAGTTGGGGAAGGACGGGAAGTTGGGACAAGCGAGAgccttcaaaaatgggtGGATTGTGAAGACTCCAGGTAACGAATTGGAACTGAGTGAGAAGGCAAAGACTGCGACGTTGCTCGACGACACGAAGGAGCTTTTGGTCAAAATTTCGAAGGACTCCAATACAGAACTCGACAGTAAGACAATTGctgatttgaaaaagaggaagctGATCAACCCAAAGAAGGTCACCGATTTCAGTGTCGTGAAGGGTGCCGAGTTCTCCACAGACCTAGTCAAAGCGGCCACGGATTTGACCTCTGACATGATCGCATCTGGTACTTACAAAGACTTGAAATTCAAACCTTACAACTTCAACTCGCAAGGTGTCCCACCCCAATCCGGTGCTTTGCACCCATTGAGCAAAGTGAGAGAGGAGTTCAGacagatttttttttcgatgGGATTCACAGAGATGCCCACGAACCAGTACGTTGAAACTGGTTTCTGGAATTTCGATACTTTATACGTTCCTCAACAACATCCTGCCCGTGACCTCCAAGACACTTTCTACATCAAGGACCCGCTGACGGGTGACTTGCCAAGCGATAAAACGTACATGGACAACATCAAAGCTGTTCACGAACAAGGTAAGTTTGATTCCATCGGGTACCGTTACAACTGGAAGGCGGAAGAGTGTCAAAAATTGGTCCTGAGAACACACACCACGGCAGTCTCCGCTAGAATGCTACACGAATTGGCCAAGGATCCAAAGCCAACGAGACTGTTCTCCATTGACCGTGTTTTTCGTAACGAGGCGGTCGACGCTACACATTTGGCCGAGTTCCACCAAGTGGAAGGTGTGTTGGCCGACTACAACATCACCCTTGGTGACTTGATCAAGTTCATGGAAGAGTTCTTTGCCAAGATGGGTGTCACGGGATTGAGATTCAAACCCACATATAACCCATACACTGAACCATCCATGGAGATCTTCTCATGGCACGAAGGGTTGGGCAAGTGGGTCGAGATCGGTAACTCCGGTATGTTCAGACCTGAAATGTTGGAAAGTATGGGTCTCCCAAGAGACCTGAGAGTGCTGGGCTGGGGGTTGTCCCTGGAGAGACCCACCATGATCAAATACAAAGTTCAAAACATTAGAGAATTACTGGGCCACAAAGTCTCTCTAGACTTCATCGAAACCAACCCAGCTGCCCGGTTAGATGAATTGTTGTACGAATAG
- the GNA1 gene encoding glucosamine 6-phosphate N-acetyltransferase (similar to Saccharomyces cerevisiae GNA1 (YFL017C); ancestral locus Anc_8.58) — translation MSGLPDGFYIREIELQDYEGVKLTLKNLTVVEPLTKQSFENVVTFWKTQLVRNTIKTYNVYVIVHLDNEGREDGIAAVGTLFLEQKLIHGGGLVGHIEDISVSENYQGKSLGKHLIAHLSNVGRDAGCYKVILDCAEKNIGFYEKCGYKRAAIEMDKRF, via the coding sequence ATGTCTGGATTGCCCGATGGCTTCTATATTAGAGAGATTGAACTCCAAGATTATGAGGGTGTAAAATTGacattgaaaaatttgacAGTGGTCGAACCCTTAACCAAGCAGAGTTTTGAAAATGTGGTGACTTTCTGGAAGACACAACTGGTGAGAAACACTATAAAAACCTACAATGTGTACGTGATTGTTCATCTGGACAACGAGGGGCGCGAAGATGGTATAGCTGCCGTTGGAACCCTTTTCTTGGAACAGAAATTGATACACGGTGGCGGGCTTGTAGGCCACATTGAGGATATTTCTGTCAGTGAGAATTACCAGGGCAAGAGCTTGGGGAAACACCTTATCGCGCATCTCAGCAATGTGGGTCGGGATGCTGGTTGTTACAAAGTCATTCTTGACTGTGCAGAAAAGAACATTGGATTTTATGAGAAATGTGGATACAAGCGGGCAGCTATCGAGATGGATAAAAGATTTTAA
- the EPL1 gene encoding Epl1p (similar to Saccharomyces cerevisiae EPL1 (YFL024C); ancestral locus Anc_8.47), whose amino-acid sequence MPTPKGSAGLGENGVVNGSTSVNTRSRHRKISVKQRLRIYKPADLKHLDQEELKQREVVDVIETGVEKSEEKEVHLHRILTAASNHVITADKKQQKNYIPTPSASAKWSEFHKFYQGKFVEPTTYIKFSATVEDCVGARYNIDENDKTYLDTVVNADGEVKLTEDEFELLCTAFENAIHERQPFLSMDPSSILTFEEIRPTLNKINVDDSGLRTALAEEVGFEKGQRFVTQFDPANTDEIKPLLDLIETHGAQIYEYWKGRKIEANGGEIFPQLKFERPGEKEEVDPYVCFRRREVRHPRKTRRLDVVNSQKLRLLHRELRRAKELALLVAKRENDQMKLLQTETKILEDRCRIKKLKRSLNISGDDDDLVNHKRKRAALVTLEKLRQMEEEEEAKRAAAAAAAAAAMSDSTATAASLKRVGKNKITKKQLEQLTKSGEKLTKQQIQQLRAQAGSPPVKVKAQLQPSPQPSITSHVYVKLPSSKVPDVILEDVDNLLSNKEKNARKFVQEKMEKRRLEDGHLFFNLTDNPFNPVFDISLPQNMSTAEAPFSSIASSKFEIDRSYYVNHLEDYLKGTTDDISVFNQNGEKVNSSHNKLKKVELYDPFQARNEIHSREYPVKFRRRIGRSKLQYIDRKPNVSTINDTDSALNEFVNFDAIEEESNMSANDIIDVYDSKTDELTRLYDQWKYDSPKNEYGIKFSNEPARLNQISNETQVIRFGTMLGTKSYEQLRKATMKYRREYINKLKQQKITAQKLQQQQQQQQRQQQQQQQQQQQSQPGANDTNGQINRNSTPRQSSKSPKVKDTAVKNESTPSKQTNHITQKNTS is encoded by the coding sequence ATGCCCACGCCGAAGGGCAGTGCTGGTCTCGGAGAAAATGGTGTCGTTAATGGCAGTACGAGCGTGAATACGCGGTCGCGGCATCGCAAGATCTCGGTGAAGCAGCGGTTGCGCATTTATAAGCCCGCGGACTTGAAGCATTTGGATCAGGAGGAGCTGAAGCAGCGCGAAGTGGTGGACGTGATAGAGACCGGTGTGGAGAAGAGTGAGGAGAAAGAGGTTCATTTGCATAGGATTTTGACTGCGGCGTCTAACCATGTCATCACCGCTGACAAAaagcagcagaagaacTATATCCCAACGCCGAGTGCGTCCGCCAAATGGAGCGAGTTTCATAAGTTTTACCAGGGGAAGTTTGTAGAGCCGACAACATACATTAAGTTCTCAGCGACAGTCGAGGATTGTGTCGGTGCTCGTTACAACATCGACGAGAACGACAAGACGTACCTTGATACAGTGGTAAACGCGGACGGTGAGGTGAAATTGACGGAGGACGAGTTCGAGTTGCTTTGTACCGCATTTGAAAACGCAATCCATGAACGACAGCCGTTTTTGTCCATGGACCCGTCAAGCATACtaacttttgaagagatACGCCCGACACTCAACAAGATCAACGTGGACGATTCCGGGTTAAGGACCGCCCTCGCAGAGGAAGTAGGGTTTGAGAAGGGTCAGAGGTTTGTGACACAGTTTGATCCAGCCAACACGGATGAGATAAAACCGTTGTTGGATTTGATAGAGACTCATGGAGCGCAGATTTACGAGTATTGGAAGGGCAGGAAGATCGAGGCCAACGGCGGGGAAATTTTCCCTCAGTTGAAATTCGAACGACCTGGtgaaaaggaggaagtGGACCCTTACGTTTGTTTCAGGAGAAGAGAAGTGAGACACCCAAGAAAGACAAGGAGACTTGATGTGGTGAACAGTCAAAAACTGAGACTACTTCATAGAGAACTGCGACGCGCAAAGGAACTGGCCCTACTCGTGGCTAAACGCGAAAACGACCAAATGAAACTGTTACAAACGGAGACCAAGATCTTGGAAGACAGATGTAgaatcaagaaactgaaaagaagCTTGAATATAAGCggcgatgacgatgatctCGTAAACCATAAAAGGAAGCGGGCTGCTTTGGTCACATTGGAAAAGCTTAGACAGatggaggaagaagaggaagccAAACGAGCCGCTGCAGCCGCTGCAGCCGCCGCTGCAATGTCAGACTCCACAGCAACTGCTGCATCACTGAAGAGGGTCGGGAAGAATAAAATCACCAAGAAACAGTTGGAACAACTGACCAAGTCTGGAGAAAAGCTcacaaaacaacaaatacaGCAACTACGGGCACAAGCAGGTTCTCCTCCAGTAAAGGTAAAGGCACAATTACAGCCTTCACCACAACCTTCGATTACATCTCATGTCTACGTGAAATTACCGTCTTCAAAGGTTCCGGATGTTATACTCGAGGATGTGGACAACTTACTTTCCAATAAGGAGAAAAACGCCCGGAAATTCGTCCAGgaaaagatggaaaaaCGGCGCTTGGAAGATGGAcatcttttcttcaacctTACAGACAACCCGTTCAACCCTGTGTTTGATATCAGCTTACCCCAAAACATGTCGACCGCTGAGGCGCCGTTCTCATCCATTGCGTCATCAAAATTCGAAATTGACCGCTCTTACTATGTTAACCATCTCGAAGATTACTTGAAAGGTACGACTGATGATATATCGGTCTTCAACCAAAATGGAGAGAAAGTTAACAGCAGCCACAACAAACTAAAAAAAGTAGAACTCTACGACCCTTTTCAGGCACGCAACGAGATACATTCCAGAGAGTATCCGGTTAAGTTCAGAAGGCGTATTGGTCGTTCGAAGTTACAATATATCGACCGCAAACCAAACGTTAGCACCATCAATGATACTGATTCTGCACTGAACGAATTTGTAAACTTCGATGCTATAGAGGAAGAATCCAACATGTCGGCAAATGACATCATAGATGTTTATGACTCCAAAACGGACGAATTAACAAGACTTTACGATCAGTGGAAATACGATTCCCCGAAGAATGAGTACGGCATCAAATTTTCTAATGAACCTGCCAGACTAAACCAAATTTCCAATGAGACCCAGGTGATTCGATTTGGTACTATGCTAGGTACTAAGTCTTACGAACAATTGAGAAAGGCTACAATGAAGTACCGCCGAGAGTATATCAATAAAttgaaacagcagaaaATAACGGCTCAAAaattgcaacagcaacagcaacagcaacaacggcagcaacaacagcaacagcaacagcagcagcagtcaCAACCGGGAGCCAATGATACTAATGGCCAGATAAACAGGAATTCGACTCCAAGGCAATCGTCGAAGTCTCCGAAAGTGAAAGATACAGCAGTTAAAAATGAATCAACGCCTTCAAAACAGACAAACCATATCACGCAAAAAAACACGTCATAA
- the GAT1 gene encoding Gat1p (similar to Saccharomyces cerevisiae GAT1 (YFL021W); ancestral locus Anc_8.55) encodes MSALSYSLKYFQDHAQPTTATTVAMPGGGPGDGAVPAESNRKVLDAFVKLDDSLVTTNILPDSSRASSGTCTAYPNIDDSVDIWKLYTRAKKNLPESQRILNMSWRLQGVRRRIGVHEGVVSDDGMARLALLPSQLQTAKYENAVETEEVGGAHAIPISTMHTDPVDNYSKQHSIFHSYHEDALQSFNERELSSSIPFGPSFSDKQQQLGSSHATADLDMNDLTGFNNSEYFSSSIPNDPHQGNSMFIDNDNITFKTEFDLDINDMDSSNMVCDPADRSESADPSLYNNDTSSPTSSTATTNTLRNTSSINIPQFSSSVNHYQQPTAVRNANNNNLHPAHLSSFLSTNGGPGQGNITFSLPTSELMRARQTPLSASTTPMPPTVKKRPTQRKNSSARLITPPQDKIRCSNCQTHNTPLWRKDAEGNSLCNACGLFLKLHGVMRPLSLKTDVIKKRQRNSNNQGNGGNTARNEFNAKKNYSVKKVGSKEKLNLDWLNLNL; translated from the coding sequence ATGTCTGCTCTCTCGTATAGCTTGAAGTACTTTCAAGACCATGCACAGCCAACAACAGCGACCACAGTGGCAATGCCCGGTGGCGGGCCAGGGGATGGGGCTGTCCCTGCTGAGAGTAACAGGAAAGTGCTGGATGCTTTCGTGAAATTGGATGACTCGTTGGTCACTACCAATATCCTGCCAGATTCATCTCGTGCCTCGTCTGGCACTTGCACCGCGTACCCAAATATAGATGACTCGGTGGATATCTGGAAACTGTACACTAGAGCCAAGAAAAATTTACCAGAGAGTCAACGTATCTTGAACATGTCCTGGAGACTTCAAGGTGTTAGAAGACGGATTGGTGTTCACGAAGGGGTGGTGAGTGATGACGGTATGGCACGGCTGGCTCTGCTGCCCTCTCAATTACAGACAGCAAAGTACGAGAATGCTGTGGAGACCGAAGAGGTGGGTGGTGCTCACGCGATACCAATATCCACAATGCACACTGACCCGGTGGACAACTACAGTAAACAGCATTCTATATTCCATTCGTACCACGAGGACGCATTGCAGTCGTTCAACGAACGCGAGTTGTCCAGCTCAATACCTTTCGGCCCCTCCTTCTCGGataaacagcaacaattgGGGTCCTCGCATGCAACTGCAGACCTCGACATGAATGACTTGACTGGCTTCAATAATTCAGAGTACTTCAGCTCATCGATACCGAACGACCCGCACCAGGGTAACAGCATGTTCATCGACAACGACAACATCACATTCAAAACGGAGTTCGATCTCGATATAAACGACATGGACTCTTCGAACATGGTCTGCGACCCAGCGGACCGCTCGGAATCAGCAGACCCATCACTGTACAACAACGATACCTCGTCGCCAACATCGTCCACAGCAACGACAAACACCCTCCGCAACACTTCAAGCATCAACATCCCGCAATTCTCCTCCTCCGTGAACCACTACCAGCAACCCACGGCGGTCCGTAACGCCAATAACAACAATCTTCACCCTGCACATCTCTCGTCGTTTCTGTCCACAAACGGTGGGCCGGGACAAGGGAACATAACGTTCTCGCTACCAACCTCTGAACTGATGAGGGCGCGTCAGACACCCTTGTCGGCAAGCACAACTCCTATGCCACCAACGGTCAAGAAGAGGCCCACACAGAGGAAGAACTCGTCAGCGAGACTGATCACACCACCACAGGATAAGATCCGGTGTTCAAACTGTCAGACGCATAACACACCCCTATGGAGGAAGGACGCGGAGGGTAACTCGCTGTGTAATGCGTGTggtcttttcttgaagttgcACGGTGTGATGAGGCCACTGTCCTTGAAGACAGATGTCATTAAGAAAAGACAGCGTAACTCGAATAACCAGGGCAACGGCGGGAACACCGCGCGGAACGAGTTCAACGCGAAGAAAAATTACAGCGTGAAGAAAGTAGGGAGTAAAGAGAAACTGAACCTCGACTGGTTGAACCTGAACCTGTGA
- the BUD27 gene encoding prefoldin-like protein (similar to Saccharomyces cerevisiae BUD27 (YFL023W); ancestral locus Anc_8.48) produces MRWWCRFIRYRSRFCYFFLARDSGIKIFHFLLVLFFWGPMSDEVVPTPGSPVGWFTAGVSGQLIALGMDAQLDFLRGSVERSLESFRSKKSFLEEQLDHYDRIRHELVAFDSRFAAGDDVEGEVNARALNLGDVIISPAERKVYLNIGYEYYVERTVEEVKAFVTDKLSLMAEAIESFDEKVKEAEQTLGNLVELQKRQDGGELGSASNEDSEEPLSMEIREELDDDGNIISSSVTPAASNIAKNKIMDKGSNAGDEDASSLTPAGTSDNAFEQNLKGKLLPDVSTGNKIDTDSLYTFADLVEMMDKEDELEDGSIDPEDINYDYEQFDNMGQYNDDDDDDDDEDEDDRGFMVVPGASARTSFMEQIAQLRAAKNKEVVPEREPEVIEEEVKQVIPVKPLKKSSESKPQQGSILKKSDEPKKGKGKKHVLFAKELGVHEVENWKAENSRQMYTVGAMSRYFSGLVGVDAAEMTDDTHNPSLGEFDSDLFASMLGVKRPDDIHSKYEQSRGGSEETGVEQSQEQEQTPKKKRVSRFKKDRSSTTETPAPTPKANEPVVSDIVERPASPPAPAKQPPRKVSFEGKQLNSLRGPPKRRKSEIQRKITPDMLEQLVPPEEEANTDDGQSGVTGTPSLGSGIPAELQVSSAPAPAKENADLPVASVDYSRLASGEDGIDGMAQAYRLGLYDDDLDDDPGTLLEKLEDFKDYNAEVEVLKDQIAEFQVSDATTARGATADDGDEDDEGPAMTAEIVERDIPDDYGNADDDDDYALSSGKLHESVSLEYHRLRERILRTRGALEGASAADRELEPIDEHGNPLRESKFRARQRG; encoded by the coding sequence atgcggtggtggtgtcgCTTTATACGATACAGGTCACgtttttgttatttttttctggcACGTGACTCCGGgatcaaaatttttcactttcttcttgttctatttttttggggcCCGATGAGCGATGAGGTAGTTCCCACCCCAGGATCTCCGGTGGGTTGGTTTACCGCTGGTGTTTCCGGGCAATTGATCGCATTGGGGATGGATGCTCAACTAGACTTTTTGCGCGGTTCAGTGGAGAGAAGTTTGGAGAGTTTCCGCAGTAAGAAGAGCTTTCTGGAAGAGCAACTTGACCACTACGATCGGATCAGGCACGAGTTAGTCGCATTTGACAGCCGGTTCGCAGCAGGTGATGATGTGGAGGGAGAGGTCAATGCGAGGGCGTTGAATCTGGGTGACGTTATTATATCTCCAGCGGAAAGGAAAGTTTATTTGAATATCGGGTACGAGTACTATGTGGAGAGGACTGTTGAAGAGGTGAAAGCGTTCGTGACTGATAAACTGTCTCTGATGGCAGAGGCTATTGAGAGTTTTGATGAGAAGGTGAAGGAGGCAGAACAGACGCTGGGGAACCTTGTTGAATTGCAGAAACGGCAGGATGGTGGCGAATTGGGAAGTGCGTCAAACGAAGATTCCGAAGAGCCACTCTCTATGGAGATAAGAGAGGAACTGGACGATGATGGGAACATCATAAGCAGTTCTGTGACACCCGCGGCGTCAAACATAGcgaaaaacaaaattatGGATAAGGGTTCTAATGCCGGCGACGAGGACGCCTCGAGTTTGACTCCAGCGGGAACCTCTGACAACGCATTTGAACAGAACTTGAAAGGTAAACTTTTGCCCGATGTCAGCACAGGGAATAAAATCGACACTGATTCACTGTACACATTTGCCGATTTGGTAGAAATGATGGATAAAGAGGACGAACTGGAAGACGGTTCAATCGATCCTGAAGATATCAACTATGACTATGAACAGTTTGATAACATGGGTCAATAcaatgacgacgacgatgacgatgacgatgaagatgaagatgaccGCGGCTTTATGGTTGTTCCTGGTGCTTCAGCGCGCACATCGTTTATGGAACAGATTGCCCAGTTACGCGCCGCCAAGAACAAAGAGGTGGTTCCTGAAAGAGAACCAGAGGTCATAGAAGAGGAGGTAAAACAAGTCATCCCTGTGAAACCACTGAAGAAGTCCTCTGAGAGTAAGCCTCAACAAGGTTctatcttgaagaagagcgaCGAGCCGAAGAAGGGGAAAGGGAAGAAGCACGTTCTGTTTGCGAAAGAACTTGGTGTGCATGAGGTGGAGAACTGGAAAGCAGAGAATAGCAGACAGATGTACACTGTTGGGGCGATGTCACGGTACTTTTCCGGGCTTGTTGGTGTCGACGCGGCTGAGATGACTGACGACACGCACAACCCGAGCCTCGGGGAGTTCGACAGCGACCTGTTTGCATCAATGCTTGGTGTCAAGCGTCCCGATGACATACATAGCAAATACGAGCAGTCCCGTGGGGGGTCCGAAGAGACAGGTGTAGAGCAGTCACAGGAACAGGAACAAACGcccaagaagaaacgtGTGTCGCGGTTCAAGAAGGATAGAAGCTCCACAACAGAGACACCAGCACCGACACCAAAGGCAAATGAACCTGTAGTATCTGATATCGTGGAACGCCCCGCATCCCCGCCCGCACCAGCGAAGCAGCCACCCCGCAAGGTCTCCTTTGAGGGTAAGCAACTGAACTCGTTACGCGGGCCACCCAAGCGACGGAAGTCCGAGATCCAGCGGAAGATCACACCGGACATGTTGGAGCAACTGGTACCtccagaggaggaagcCAACACCGACGACGGGCAATCCGGTGTTACAGGGACGCCAAGTCTTGGATCCGGGATCCCCGCAGAGCTGCAAGTATCATCGGCACCGGCACCCGCTAAAGAAAACGCCGACCTGCCCGTAGCCTCGGTGGACTACAGCCGATTGGCCAGTGGGGAGGATGGAATTGACGGTATGGCACAGGCGTACCGTCTTGGTCTGTACGACGACGACCTAGACGACGACCCGGGGACGCTCTTAGAGAAACTGGAGGATTTCAAGGATTACAACGCGGAGGTGGAGGTGTTGAAGGACCAGATCGCCGAGTTCCAAGTCAGCGATGCCACCACTGCACGTGGTGCAACAGCAGACGACGGggatgaggacgacgagggcCCCGCCATGACTGCGGAGATCGTGGAGCGAGATATCCCGGACGACTACGGCAATgccgacgacgacgacgactaCGCTCTGAGCAGTGGTAAGCTGCACGAGTCCGTGTCCCTCGAGTACCACCGGCTTCGTGAACGGATCCTGCGCACCAGGGGGGCCCTCGAGGGCGCCTCGGCAGCGGACCGCGAACTCGAGCCCATCGACGAGCACGGGAACCCGCTCCGCGAGAGCAAGTTCAGGGCGCGCCAACGTGGCTGA
- the KNAG0E03340 gene encoding uncharacterized protein (ancestral locus Anc_8.49), with the protein MNLDVANETTAYSLEDTNEIAQKYTPLFDGFNADQYYSTDFIAKSGNITPDEGFDFSRNEEVYYTHLLTYRNEADRFDFLDPAYQDDVQNSSENYQSILSDLSDMKSEFIRLIDRVDDILVRPVDSYQPEGPIEDNNSYPLTSNFLTVLNNLLDTDTQHRDSPAERDAARVYASHATVNGTTLQQSAPVTPESAVSRSPSLVDEEPCSKLNNCGVILIKWPESIDQLWDEYAKVPSEWSQEFLMTFLMNCNKLKEAGEIELDMKLIQRRKMSIRQLEAKFGSSWRNKDKNFSRQINRRKKIWMAIEEGLSDGLTLRECISTLETYTECMGKSLSSFYRGVPFRIKDMKINFEKNGTS; encoded by the coding sequence ATGAATCTCGACGTGGCTAACGAAACAACAGCGTACTCGCTGGAGGACACTAATGAAATCGCCCAAAAATATACCCCGCTCTTCGATGGTTTCAATGCGGATCAATACTACAGCACCGATTTCATAGCTAAATCTGGGAACATCACCCCAGATGAAGGGTTCGATTTCTCAAGAAACGAGGAAGTGTACTACACGCACTTACTTACCTACCGTAACGAAGCAGACAGGTTCGATTTCTTGGACCCAGCGTACCAGGACGATGTGCAGAACAGTTCGGAGAACTACCAGTCCATCCTCAGCGACTTGTCAGACATGAAGAGTGAATTCATAAGGCTTATAGATCGAGTGGACGATATCCTCGTTAGACCAGTCGACAGTTATCAGCCGGAGGGACCCATCGAGGACAACAATTCATACCCACTGACATCAAATTTCCTCACTGTTTTGAACAACCTTCTGGATACAGACACCCAACACAGAGACTCGCCCGCAGAAAGGGATGCGGCAAGGGTGTACGCAAGCCACGCGACAGTGAACGGTACCACGTTACAGCAGAGCGCGCCTGTTACCCCCGAATCGGCAGTCTCGAGGAGTCCGAGCCTTGTGGATGAGGAACCCTGCtccaaattgaacaattgTGGTGTGATCCTCATCAAATGGCCGGAGTCCATTGACCAACTATGGGACGAGTACGCGAAGGTGCCAAGTGAGTGGTCACAGGAGTTCCTGATGACTTTCTTAATGAATTGCAACAAACTAAAGGAGGCAGGGGAGATAGAGCTAGATATGAAACTGAttcaaagaaggaaaatgtCCATACGACAGCTGGAGGCTAAATTCGGATCCTCCTGGAGGAACAAGGATAAAAATTTCTCGAGACAGATCAACagaaggaagaaaatatgGATGGCGATCGAGGAAGGGCTCAGCGACGGGCTCACTTTGCGAGAGTGCATTTCGACATTGGAGACGTACACCGAGTGCATGGGTAAGAGTCTCAGCTCCTTCTATAGGGGCGTGCCCTTCAGGATTAAAGATATGAAGATAAATTTCGAGAAAAATGGAACCTCGTAA
- the IES3 gene encoding Ies3p (similar to Saccharomyces cerevisiae IES3 (YLR052W); ancestral locus Anc_8.53) → MPSRQSIDSDYNALFERDEQLQHSANALSVYRQDHRRNGGSGTRGSGSLSSIKRHIVNVDGVTKLNYEMIKNTPGNFVLRDDAATPIDEEDDPSEEIQFAELDAIKTKCYKSALYAMNDEYLRSLETGAMSRHHTAKSSTHTTPLSPEEQVECLYEIQKNLIHDYRKVCQEEKKWFVLKELLLDANLELDLFSEQERVPSNKAQEPYRITKINLGTINPPNNNTLSAINALSFHRKRKLDTER, encoded by the coding sequence ATGCCGTCACGTCAGAGTATAGATTCCGATTACAATGCGCTGTTCGAGAGGGAcgaacagttgcaacatTCTGCCAATGCGTTGTCAGTGTATAGACAGGATCATAGACGCAATGGTGGGAGTGGGACGAGGGGGTCCGGGTCGTTGTCAAGCATCAAAAGACACATTGTAAACGTCGATGGTGTCACGAAATTGAATTACGAGATGATTAAGAATACACCAGGGAATTTCGTGCTTAGGGATGACGCGGCAACACCCatcgatgaggaggatgacCCCTCGGAGGAAATTCAGTTCGCTGAATTAGACGCCATCAAGACCAAATGCTACAAAAGCGCACTGTACGCCATGAACGACGAATACTTGAGATCATTGGAGACGGGGGCGATGTCTAGACACCACACTGCAAAGAGTAGTACCCACACAACGCCCTTATCcccagaggaacaagtAGAATGCCTATATGAGATACAAAAAAACTTGATCCACGACTACCGCAAAGTTTGccaagaggagaagaaatggTTTGTGCTGAAGGAACTACTACTTGATGCAAACCTGGAATTGGATCTGTTCAGCGAACAAGAGAGAGTACCGTCAAACAAAGCACAAGAGCCGTACAGGATAACAAAGATAAACCTCGGAACGATCAACCCTCCAAATAACAACACACTTTCGGCGATCAATGCCCTCAGCTTCCATAGAAAGAGGAAGCTAGACACGGAGAGGTGA